A region from the Lycium barbarum isolate Lr01 chromosome 8, ASM1917538v2, whole genome shotgun sequence genome encodes:
- the LOC132606834 gene encoding rop guanine nucleotide exchange factor 7-like isoform X2, whose protein sequence is MDRLVSHQDKKREVCSLEFQPQLKHFIPLDPSTRSKKETHFSALKFKVSKSIKNLYHKAKDSKGFGSKRFEFDGIVMTNSVYCASPGFLDDKMDGYVENAGKIESLVCLSEKIGRESSSSSGFLVSNEEHSGSEDSCSPSSIAWHIQEDEVEQHCVKSDVSEEVEKPYVDTKRKLEKQGSCLSEIEMMKERFSKLLLGEDMSGCGNGVCTALAISNAITNLCATLFGQIWRLEPLPPEKKLMWRREMEWLLCVSDHIVELIPSWQTFADGSKLEVMTSRPRSDLYINLPALRKLDNMLLEILDSFRSTEFWYVDQGIVASDSDGSFRNPLPRQEDKWWLPVPRVPPGGLSENARRQLQHRRDCTNQILKAAMAINSNSLAEMDVPESYLEGLPKNGKSSLGDLIHRYVTSDQFSPECLLDCLDLSSEHQAFEIANRVEASIYVWRRRAHSKPFGSTHRSNSKSSWEMVKDLMVDGDKRELLADRAESLLLCLKQRFPGLPQTTLDMSKIQYNKDVGKSILESYSRVLESLAFNIIARVDDLLYTDDLNKHSDQFVPISKVGIIAHKSMGTPLSVPVNGTPYKTAFTTPSFSPSQHTSPANGSKLSNRGFGVKKVLTDYLSIDSKGKDFISSDFRRSDSFSSTSQDVSATASTRSSECSREIVSPLTHDSPGKE, encoded by the exons ATGGATAGACTTGTGTCACACCAAGACAAAAAAAGAGAGGTTTGTTCTCTGGAATTTCAACCACAGCTCAAGCATTTTATTCCACTAGACCCCTCTACAAGGTCTAAGAAAGAAACTCATTTTTCCGCATTGAAGTTTAAGGTTTCAAAATCCATCAAGAATCTATATCACAAAGCTAAAGATTCAAAAGGGTTTGGTAGTAAAAGGTTTGAATTTGATGGCATTGTGATGACCAACTCAGTTTATTGTGCTTCTCCTGGTTTTCTTGATGATAAAATGGATGGTTATGTTGAAAATGCTGGAAAAATTGAGTCTTTAGTGTGTTTGAGTGAAAAGATTGGTAGAGAAAGTAGTTCAAGTTCTGGTTTTTTGGTGTCAAATGAAGAACATAGTGGGTCTGAAGATTCATGTTCTCCATCTTCAATTGCTTGGCATATTCAAGAGGATGAGGTGGAACAGCATTGTGTAAAATCTGATGTTTCTGAAGAAGTAGAGAAACCTTATGTGGATACTAAAAGGAAGTTAGAGAAACAAGGTTCTTGTTTGTCTG agattgaaatgatgaagGAGAGATTCTCAAAATTGCTGTTGGGGGAAGACATGTCTGGTTGTGGAAATGGGGTTTGCACAGCACTAGCAATTTCTAATGCTATTACTAATCTATGTG CTACTCTTTTTGGGCAAATTTGGAGATTAGAACCTTTACCTCCAGAGAAAAAGTTAATGTGGAGGAGAGAAATGGAATGGCTTCTCTGTGTTAGTGATCACATTGTAGAACTCATACCCTCTTGGCAGACATTTGCTGATGGCAGCAAACTTGAG GTAATGACTTCTAGGCCACGGTCAGACCTTTACATCAACCTTCCAGCACTCCGCAAACTGGACAATATGCTCCTT GAAATATTGGACAGTTTCCGAAGCACAGAGTTCTGGTATGTTGACCAAGGAATCGTAGCCTCAGATTCTGATGGATCATTCAGAAATCCTCTCCCTCGTCAAGAGGATAAATGGTGGCTTCCAGTTCCTAGAGTTCCCCCTGGTGGTCTCAGTGAAAATGCAAGAAGGCAGTTGCAGCACAGACGCGATTGCACAAACCAAATCCTGAAAGCCGCAATGGCCATTAATAGCAACAGCTTAGCTGAAATGGACGTGCCTGAATCATATTTGGAAGGCCTTCCTAAG AACGGAAAATCTAGCTTAGGTGATCTCATCCACCGATATGTCACTTCGGACCAATTTTCACCTGAATGTTTGCTTGACTGCCTTGATTTGTCTTCTGAGCATCAAGCATTTGAGATAGCAAATCGAGTGGAGGCTTCAATTTATGTGTGGCGGAGAAGAGCTCACTCGAAACCTTTTGGTAGTACACATAGGTCCAATTCAAAGTCCTCATGGGAAATGGTTAAGGATTTGATGGTTGATGGTGATAAGAGGGAGCTACTTGCTGATAGAGCTGAAAGCCTTTTGCTTTGCTTAAAGCAACGGTTTCCTGGTCTTCCACAAACAACCTTAGACATGAGCAAAATTCAATATAACAAG GATGTTGGCAAATCAATTTTGGAGAGCTACTCGAGAGTTCTTGAAAGCCTGGCATTCAATATTATTGCACGTGTTGATGACCTTCTTTATACGGATGATTTGAATAAGCACTCGGATCAATTTGTGCCAATCTCCAAAGTTGGTATCATTGCTCACAAGAGCATGGGGACTCCGCTCTCAGTACCTGTCAATGGCACTCCATACAAAACAGCTTTTACCACACCAAGCTTCTCTCCTTCCCAACATACTAGTCCTGCAAATGGCAGCAAGCTTTCTAATCGAGGCTTTGGTGTGAAAAAGGttttgactgattatttgagCATCGATTCAAAAGGAAAGGACTTCATCAGCAGTGATTTCAGACGATCAGATTCATTTTCAAGCACAAGTCAAGACGTTTCAGCAACTGCATCAACACGCTCTTCAGAATGTTCAAGAGAAATTGTCAGCCCATTGACACACGACTCACCGGGGAAAGAATAA
- the LOC132606834 gene encoding rop guanine nucleotide exchange factor 7-like isoform X1: MDRLVSHQDKKREVCSLEFQPQLKHFIPLDPSTRSKKETHFSALKFKVSKSIKNLYHKAKDSKGFGSKRFEFDGIVMTNSVYCASPGFLDDKMDGYVENAGKIESLVCLSEKIGRESSSSSGFLVSNEEHSGSEDSCSPSSIAWHIQEDEVEQHCVKSDVSEEVEKPYVDTKRKLEKQGSCLSEIEMMKERFSKLLLGEDMSGCGNGVCTALAISNAITNLCETFFPLATLFGQIWRLEPLPPEKKLMWRREMEWLLCVSDHIVELIPSWQTFADGSKLEVMTSRPRSDLYINLPALRKLDNMLLEILDSFRSTEFWYVDQGIVASDSDGSFRNPLPRQEDKWWLPVPRVPPGGLSENARRQLQHRRDCTNQILKAAMAINSNSLAEMDVPESYLEGLPKNGKSSLGDLIHRYVTSDQFSPECLLDCLDLSSEHQAFEIANRVEASIYVWRRRAHSKPFGSTHRSNSKSSWEMVKDLMVDGDKRELLADRAESLLLCLKQRFPGLPQTTLDMSKIQYNKDVGKSILESYSRVLESLAFNIIARVDDLLYTDDLNKHSDQFVPISKVGIIAHKSMGTPLSVPVNGTPYKTAFTTPSFSPSQHTSPANGSKLSNRGFGVKKVLTDYLSIDSKGKDFISSDFRRSDSFSSTSQDVSATASTRSSECSREIVSPLTHDSPGKE; the protein is encoded by the exons ATGGATAGACTTGTGTCACACCAAGACAAAAAAAGAGAGGTTTGTTCTCTGGAATTTCAACCACAGCTCAAGCATTTTATTCCACTAGACCCCTCTACAAGGTCTAAGAAAGAAACTCATTTTTCCGCATTGAAGTTTAAGGTTTCAAAATCCATCAAGAATCTATATCACAAAGCTAAAGATTCAAAAGGGTTTGGTAGTAAAAGGTTTGAATTTGATGGCATTGTGATGACCAACTCAGTTTATTGTGCTTCTCCTGGTTTTCTTGATGATAAAATGGATGGTTATGTTGAAAATGCTGGAAAAATTGAGTCTTTAGTGTGTTTGAGTGAAAAGATTGGTAGAGAAAGTAGTTCAAGTTCTGGTTTTTTGGTGTCAAATGAAGAACATAGTGGGTCTGAAGATTCATGTTCTCCATCTTCAATTGCTTGGCATATTCAAGAGGATGAGGTGGAACAGCATTGTGTAAAATCTGATGTTTCTGAAGAAGTAGAGAAACCTTATGTGGATACTAAAAGGAAGTTAGAGAAACAAGGTTCTTGTTTGTCTG agattgaaatgatgaagGAGAGATTCTCAAAATTGCTGTTGGGGGAAGACATGTCTGGTTGTGGAAATGGGGTTTGCACAGCACTAGCAATTTCTAATGCTATTACTAATCTATGTG AGACTTTTTTTCCATTAGCTACTCTTTTTGGGCAAATTTGGAGATTAGAACCTTTACCTCCAGAGAAAAAGTTAATGTGGAGGAGAGAAATGGAATGGCTTCTCTGTGTTAGTGATCACATTGTAGAACTCATACCCTCTTGGCAGACATTTGCTGATGGCAGCAAACTTGAG GTAATGACTTCTAGGCCACGGTCAGACCTTTACATCAACCTTCCAGCACTCCGCAAACTGGACAATATGCTCCTT GAAATATTGGACAGTTTCCGAAGCACAGAGTTCTGGTATGTTGACCAAGGAATCGTAGCCTCAGATTCTGATGGATCATTCAGAAATCCTCTCCCTCGTCAAGAGGATAAATGGTGGCTTCCAGTTCCTAGAGTTCCCCCTGGTGGTCTCAGTGAAAATGCAAGAAGGCAGTTGCAGCACAGACGCGATTGCACAAACCAAATCCTGAAAGCCGCAATGGCCATTAATAGCAACAGCTTAGCTGAAATGGACGTGCCTGAATCATATTTGGAAGGCCTTCCTAAG AACGGAAAATCTAGCTTAGGTGATCTCATCCACCGATATGTCACTTCGGACCAATTTTCACCTGAATGTTTGCTTGACTGCCTTGATTTGTCTTCTGAGCATCAAGCATTTGAGATAGCAAATCGAGTGGAGGCTTCAATTTATGTGTGGCGGAGAAGAGCTCACTCGAAACCTTTTGGTAGTACACATAGGTCCAATTCAAAGTCCTCATGGGAAATGGTTAAGGATTTGATGGTTGATGGTGATAAGAGGGAGCTACTTGCTGATAGAGCTGAAAGCCTTTTGCTTTGCTTAAAGCAACGGTTTCCTGGTCTTCCACAAACAACCTTAGACATGAGCAAAATTCAATATAACAAG GATGTTGGCAAATCAATTTTGGAGAGCTACTCGAGAGTTCTTGAAAGCCTGGCATTCAATATTATTGCACGTGTTGATGACCTTCTTTATACGGATGATTTGAATAAGCACTCGGATCAATTTGTGCCAATCTCCAAAGTTGGTATCATTGCTCACAAGAGCATGGGGACTCCGCTCTCAGTACCTGTCAATGGCACTCCATACAAAACAGCTTTTACCACACCAAGCTTCTCTCCTTCCCAACATACTAGTCCTGCAAATGGCAGCAAGCTTTCTAATCGAGGCTTTGGTGTGAAAAAGGttttgactgattatttgagCATCGATTCAAAAGGAAAGGACTTCATCAGCAGTGATTTCAGACGATCAGATTCATTTTCAAGCACAAGTCAAGACGTTTCAGCAACTGCATCAACACGCTCTTCAGAATGTTCAAGAGAAATTGTCAGCCCATTGACACACGACTCACCGGGGAAAGAATAA